The segment AACAGGGCCTGGAGAACCGCTGGGGCCCGCGCGCACAGCAGCGCCTCAAGCTGCTGCAAGACCTGGATCCGCGGCACCCCCTGGCCATCACCGCGGCCAACGAGCATTTCACGGCCATCTTTGCCGACTGGCTGCTCAAGCACCCCGAGGTGCTCGGCAGCGCTGACCGCCGCCTGGCCACCCTGTGGCTGTGGCACAGCGCCGAGGAGGCCGAGCATCGTTGCACCGCCTTCGCCCTCTACCAGGCCCTGGGCGGCAACGAGGACTGGCGCCGCAAGTGGTTTCGCCGCGCGACGGTGTTCTTCATCGGTGACCTGCTGCGCCAGACGGTGCTCAACCTGCGGCGCGATAAAACGCTCTGGCGCTGGTCTACCTGGGCCAGTGCGGCCAGTTTTCTCTTCGGCAAACAGGGCCTGGTGCGCTGCACCTTCGGGCCCTGGCGTGATTACCTGCGCGCGGACTTCCACCCGGCGCAGCATGAGGCCCTGGCATCACGCGAGTGGCTGCTGGCCAATCGCAGTGCCTACACGCCGGTCGGGAGCTGAGCCGGGCGTCAGAAGGATGAGTGGAGTTCGCGCTCGGCCCGGTGCTCGGTCATCACGAAGTGGATGATGGAAATCGCCAGCCCCAGGCCCAGGGCGGCGATGCCGACCAGCAGGGCCGTCAGGTTCGGCGCGGCCATGCCCAGCAGCGTGGACAGGACGAAGACGGCCAGTAGCGAGATCTTGAAGCGGAGCAGCATGATGTGTGGTGCAGGAGATGGGGAATCGCGTCAGGGCAAAGACAGCTTTTGCCGCTGGACGAAGCGCCTATTCTCGGGACACCGCAGCTCGCCGGCAATGCGGATCCGGTATCAACCGTAACGAGGCGTTCGACCGTGTGTCGGCGGTCGGCCTATTCCTGCCTCGCATCCTCCACCAGCAAATCCACCAGCTCCCGCGCGTAAGCGGGCAGCGCGTCCAGGCTGCGCACCACGATCTGCATCGCGCGTTCGGCCCAGGGGTCGGCCAGGGGCACGATGGCAATCGCCATGGTCTGGGCGTGGCGGTGCGCGGCCGAGCCC is part of the Rhodoferax sp. BAB1 genome and harbors:
- a CDS encoding metal-dependent hydrolase encodes the protein MTDLVVRRLLVDMDAPMARHWCDGDPLRTAFFNALSMSFPVGEQFFIDAVRQGYQALPGDLQAQFKAEVQGFVGQEATHRRLHELYNQQLEKQGLENRWGPRAQQRLKLLQDLDPRHPLAITAANEHFTAIFADWLLKHPEVLGSADRRLATLWLWHSAEEAEHRCTAFALYQALGGNEDWRRKWFRRATVFFIGDLLRQTVLNLRRDKTLWRWSTWASAASFLFGKQGLVRCTFGPWRDYLRADFHPAQHEALASREWLLANRSAYTPVGS